Genomic segment of Coffea arabica cultivar ET-39 chromosome 1e, Coffea Arabica ET-39 HiFi, whole genome shotgun sequence:
cataaCTCTAGTAAGTTGACTGTGTGAGTTATTTTACATCTGAACATGTGAATAAATTTCTGCTGTGAATCAGTTTCCTAGCCTTAAATGAACCGACACATGAGATAGATGAAAATATCTTCTAGAAATTATTATTGCTTCAATCAAACTCACATACTTTAatctctcgctctctctctctctctctctctctctctctagaatTAAATCTGAAGACTTAATTCCTACCACTAATTATACAAGACATTAGTGGCTTACCATATAATTGGGGATATTCTTGATAAACAGGGTTGGTGACAAAAGCACTTGACGTTTTCTCCCAGTTGCATTTCAGACCAGATGTAAGGAGGTTCTTGTAAAGGCACATACTGCTGCATCTGGAGCTGTGCTAAGATTGCAAATAGCTCCTGTTCTTGGTAGGAAAAGGAAACCAATTGAGTGGTCTGAGTTTCAGGTACTGTTCCTTCTTACCATTATTCAGGCTTGAAATTTATATTTGTGCTTTACTCTTCTATTATTTCTGCGTTGGGCATCTTCCCTTTACAAATATATGATGCCTGATCCTATGTTTTTTGAACATGTAGTGTGCTGTTAGCTAGCAAAATCAGCCTATGAAATTGATTATTCATGTTATGGCTTTATCTTTTGTTTGCCAAACTTTTGCATGTATACTGTGGCTGCAGATTCTATTTAGTTTGTTGCCTTACTAATGCATTTGTACTTGAGATGGttgatttttgttaaaaatgtgTTTTACACCTTGGATCCCATTGCTGGTATTTGAGGAGTTTAAATTTAGTTCATATTACATTGCATTTGTTTTCTATATAATGTGGCGGTCATATTCTTTATGGTAGGATAAAGGGCTGCAACAATATGGATAGGAGTTGGATGCCTATTAAGAACTACCTAGACCCCAAGTATTTAGATAGAGTtgatgaatttattaagtttgCTTTTCTAGGCAAGGATCCTAATTGTAAACTGCCATGTCCTTGCAAAGTATGCAATAATTTTGAGGATCAAACTAAGGAAGTCATGGCCAATCACTTGTGTCGAGGAATTGTTGATAGTTATACTAGGTGGATATATCATGGCGAAGGGTTTGAATCTGATGATGAGAATGATGACATAGAAATAAATGACAACGATAGTGACTTTGACAGTATGGAGGAGCTGTTAAATGATGTAGGAGTTGCTAACTTTGGTGAGAGTTGGAGACATTCACCGGAACTTGATACAGGTGCTTGTACCGAGAAAGAAGGAGAAGCAAGTAGGTTTCTCAGATTATTATCGGAGGCTGAAAAATCTCTATACCTGGACTGTgaaaagtattcaaaactttCGTTTATTGTCCATATCCTCCACTTGAAAACAATGAATCGGTGGACTTGTAAATCTACTGATATGTTGCTGAAGTTCTTGCATCAAGTATTTCCTACAGCTTTGATTCCCAGTTCATATTACGAGGCAAAAAATTTCATCCGTGAGTTGGGGCTGAAGTGTGAAAAGATCCACGCCTGTGAAAATGATTGCGCACTTTTTTggaatgaaaataaaggccttGATCATTGTCCAAATGAAAAATATAAAGCACCGCGGATAAATCTCCAAATTCCAAAATACCTAGAAAGGTGTTGGGTTATTTTCCATTAAAACCAAGGCTGCAAAGACTGTTTGTGAACAAAGAGATTGCTCGGGATATGAGGTGGCATAAGGAGAGACATGTAGATAATAAGAACATGATGCGACACCCTGCTGATTCATTAGCTTGGAAGGATTTTGATAGAAATCACAAGTCCTTCGCTGAAGATCCTAGAAATGTGAGGCTAGGACTTGCTAGTGATGGCTTTAATCCCTTTGGAACCATGAGCAATTCATACGGTATATGGCCTGTTATCCTTGTTCCTTACAATCTACCTCCTTGGAAATGCTTAAAAgatccattttttttcctatcAATGATTATTCCTGGTCCCAAAGCACCTGGAAATGACATTGACATATTCTTTAGACCACTAGTTGATGAGTTAAAAGAGTTATTTGCCACTGGTGTGGAGACATATGATGCCTTCAGGGAAGAGAAGTTCATGTTACGTGCAGCACTTTTGTGGACAATAAACGATTTTCCAGCATATGGCTATTTGTTGGGATGGAGTACAAAAGGGTACAAGGCATGTCCTGTGTGCTTAGATGAGACGACTAGTCTATATCTTAATAATGGTCACAAATGTTGTTACATGGGCCATCGCCATTTTCTGCCTATTGATCATAAATGGCGTCgagaaaaaaagcaatttaatgGAGAAAGAGAACATAGACAGCCTCCTAGGACCCTATCAGGTGAGGAAGTCCTCCAACAACTTCTTCGTATTGAGCAAGTTGAGTTTGGCAAGGCACCTGATTTGCTGcaacataagaaaagaaaacgcgTGCAGAACAGTTCAAATTGGAAGAAGATGAGCATATTCTTTGAACTTCCATATTGGAGTACCAATAAAATTAGACATAATTTGGATATTATGCACATTGTCAAGAATGTATGTGAATCTTTGGTAGGTACATTAATGAATATCCCTTCGAGAACTAAGGACACATGGCAGGCTAGGGAGGATTTAAAAGAAATGGGATTAAGGGAAGAGTTGCATCTACAACCGGGAGGTGGCGCATCTAAAGTTATGCCACCTGCATGTTACACTTTATCACGCCTAGAGAAAAAGAATTTCTGCCAGTTTTTGAGCACTATCAAGCCAGTTTTTGTTATGGTTGTGTAGTTTATGGTTATGGTTATGGGGCTGATGGTTGTGTAATAAcattttttggggctgatgttATGCATCATTGTTATCTGAACTTATTCTTTGGGAAATATCTAGGTATCATGTATATAGTGCTGTTAGTTTATCAATAGAGAGGTAAAAATCTGATTGTTCATCTGCAATAGTATATTATTTCCAAGTACAAGCGACAGACCATGCATGGATAGCAATCTTCTTTTTGCCTATGTAGTGACttgaaagaaatgaatataATGCAAAGGGGGCGTTTGTGAACTTTGATTGGTTTCACCTGTTTAGATGGTCTTCACTTTCACATTGTGAGGCAAATAGTTCATTCTCTTTGCACAGTTTAATCCTACAGAAGCATCGTTTCCTTCATGATTTATGAAGCATAAACTCCTAAAATCAAAGAGGGCTAGTACCTCCTGTATTCACACCTCGTACAATAAGTTGCTTTCTGTgttttaatatataaacaaccaaaagcataaagattaaacaataattactgtGGGAGTCCAATTTAATTGTTCAATAAGTTGAGCtatttaaagaagaagaaagaaaataaaaaaaaactgttttagaGAGCTCTTTAGTTGAGCTTATGCAGTGTTGTATTTGTATAGATTGGACTGTGATTTCTAACTTCTTGCTGGTGTTGTAATATGTGGGCCCAAATTATATGAGGTTCttaatgaattgtaatttttgtcttaataatctaagtctcattacttgttctttattattttactcctccccttacctacttcttttactcttttatgACAGATAAATGCTATTCATACTAGCTTTTGGAAGATATCTATGGTTATGGTTGAAGAATGTTGAAGACAAAATTGCCTTTTACTGATGGAGTGGTTTATTTagatgttcttcaatttcttaaactgtgattgcttttgtaaatgtaccttatgtacaagtgatattttggacaaatgttatttttgtaggcattagttgggtaatgtacacttgaatttggcatttgagaatgctatattattaccatgtaatctaatgcaaatacttttggttatcaatcgttcatgtttatttgtatggtttgtttaaaatcaatgatttagcaatgattacaggccaaattatgactattaagctattgagaaattatctaatgacaaaaaaaagttgtcacaaaatagaaaataaaaactccttgtcacaacagagactgtcactaaatctaagctacatttgtgacgacaattgttgtcagtaaaatagttatatacaatggctttcggtgctttttagtgacgacgttaagtagagcatttttgacaaaaggtcaattcgtcaataaaacacttccggattattgtcactaatgacaactatttagtgacgacatttcaggtcgtcactaaatagttgtcattagtgacgacaatccggaagtgttttattgacgacttgatcttttgtcaaaaatgctctacttaaagtcgtcactaatgacaactatttagtgacgacattttaggtcgtcactgtttacttttaccgacggggatttagtgacgactttgtgacgatcaaaaagtcgtcaataaaaggtatttgtgacgatatttgtatgttctgtgatgactttgtgttgtcactgatgaacaattttcttgtagtgctaagtggtgctctactggactagttactttacttgaaagttgacggagtgtcaactactacttgatcaagctctggtgaagcaacgggaatttggctcctgagagccattcgtatccttatactttgaaatgattattacttatcgggttattgtttctttctaaaaactttacactcgctcattttgataTTTGCAACTTAAAGTGTTAttactcacttttatgaactcttatgctcgctactttATTACTTTGATACTTGCACATTTAAATAagggtcaacttgctatttggaatctcactgagctttagctcactctattccgttaaatttgttttccttacaagaggtacgagcgagggcgtgagacTGATACAGgttagcatagtctagtttttaaacttttgtgattgtactcgcgctagttcTCTATTAGGATTGAATGTATttagaacttaaatcttttgttatatttggaattgtatgaatgtttggaatagaaAAGAATGTACATGTACATTCGAAATTTAGGAACTGTTATTCCATTTACTCTTGAGGTTGGgaactattttatttgaagtgagtgagtgagtcctagcgagagttgggcaggcggtccgctaaaccatggggtacgccttaggggaaagtagAGTCGTCACATTTGTTATATTTGGGGATGGATGAATATTTGAGATAGACATgagtataaatgtacattctaAATTTGGAAAATATTGTTTCGTTTACTTTTGAAGTTATAATTTGTTTTCTTGGAGATgagagtgagtgagtcctaacgagagttggacaggcggtccgctaaaccctggggtacaccCTAGAGAGAGGTGGGGTTGTTACAGGGGACATGAATGATATAGTATCTAATGGAGAGAAATGGGGTGGTAGGGATAGAGCAGACAACAATTTTAAAAACTTCAGAGACTTCATTAATGATATTGAACTAGTGGATATAGGCTATGAGGGGAAACCTTGGACTTGGTGTAATAGGTGGGATCCTGGGGGGAAATTAGAGAAATATTAGATAGAGTGTTAGGATCTGAGAGCTGGTTCAGTAGCTACAAGAATGCTAGGTGCAGTCATTTAGAGAAAGAAGCTTCTGATCACTATATGTTACTTTTGGACACAAAACCTGGTGGGAAGAGGTGGAAAAAGAGATTTGTGTTTGACAAGAACTGGCATCAGCACAAGGAAGTGGGAAATTTAGTGAAATCCGCATGGAGCACAACTTGTAAAGGGTCCGGATTCTTCAGGATATGGAACAAAATCAGATAGTGCAGAATGGCCTTATTGAGATCGAATAAGCAGAATGGGTATAATTTTAGAAGAATCATAATGCAGATCAAAAAAGAGATTAAGGATATAAGGGACAGCAATATGAGTGGGAAAGGGGTTAAATTGGTAGCATTGAAGAAAAGACTGGCTGAAGCCTATAAAGAAGAAGAGGTATATTGGAGTCAAAAAGTAAGCCAAAAATGGCTAGAGGAAGAAGACAAGAATACCAACTATTTTCATGCATGTGTGGCTGGCAGGAGGAAAATGAATAGGATTGGTCTCATAAAGAAAAGAGATGGGGGACTGGTCTAAAGATGACGAGGAAACTGGTGCTGAGATAATCCAATACTTCAAAGACATTTTTACTTCTGAAGAATCTCAGGGGTTAGATGACATCTTAAACGAGATCCCAGAGTCTATAACTAGGATGATGAATAAGCAGCTTACCTTATCAGTGACTCAGCAGGAAGTTTACAGAGCTATTTTTTCTATGTattcaagcaagtcacctggACCCGATGGTATGACCCctatcttttttcaaaaattttggtcTATTATTAAATGAATCTGATCAATGCTGTTCagagtttctttcattttggcAACTTATTAAAAGCTATTAATGAGGCTTTGATCTGCCTGATCCCCAAAGTTGATTCCCTTGTTAATATTACACAATTCAGGCCTATAAGTCTATGTAATGTTCTGCACAAAGTCATATAAAAAATCCTTGTCAATAGGTTTAAAAGAGTTATTAATTGCTGCATCAGTCCCAATCAGTCTGGTTTTGTTCCTGGCAGACAAATTTTGGATAATGTTCTTGTTGCTCATGAATGCATTCATTTCCTTAATAATAAAAGATCTGGTAAGGAGGGATACTTGGCTATCAAATTAGATATGTCCAAAGCATATGACAGGGTGGAATGGATTTTTCTAGGAAAACTTATGTTGAGAATGGGGTTTTGTCAGCAATAGGTAGGGTGGATCATGGAATGTGTATCTAGTGTTTCTTATTCAGTAAGTGTTAATAGGGAGAATAAGGGGTTTATCAAACCAACTAGGGGACTAAGACAGGGAAATCCTTTGTCTCCCTTCTTATTTCTTATTTGTACAGAAGGTTTCTCAGCATTGCTTAATCAGGCAGTGAGACAAGAAAAATTGACAGACCTACAACTGTCTGGTGGTGGTCCTAGACTatttcatctcttttttttaGATGATTCACTAATCTTCTGTAAGGCAAAGGAAAAGGAGGCAGTGCAGTTGATGGAGGTGCTGAGGAAATATGGTGATGCTTCAGGACAGCTAATCAATACTGAGAAATCCTCAGTGTTCTTCAATAAGACTATTCAAGAAGGGGAGAGATTGAAAGTGCTAGAGAAATTGAGAGGGATGAAGGTAGTAAAACAAAGCAGGTACCTGGTTTACCATTGGTGATTGGAAGATAAAAAACACAGGTATTTGATTTTGTTAAGGAAAAGGTGATTAGTAGAATATCAGGATGGAGAGGAAAGATGCTAAGCATGGCAAGGAAAGAAGTGTTATTAAAATCTATGGTCATGGCTCTCCCTGCATATGTGATGTCATGCTGCAAACTTCCAAAGGAGTTATGTAAGTGTATTGGAAGAGAAATGGCAAAGTTCTGGTAGGGAAGTAAAGGAGAGGAAAGGACGATGCATAGGAAGGGAGAAGTTGTCTGAAGTAAAACAGAATGGGGGCATAGGCTTTAGAGATTTATCAAACTTCAATCAAGCACTTCTAGCTAAGCAGCTATGGAGGATACTTACAAGGCCAAATTTATTGGTACGTAAGATCCTTAAAGCCAGATATTTCAAAGGCACTTCAATCTTTAAAATGAAAAGGAGAAGCATTGATTCTTGGTTCTGGAGAAGCATTTTGAGTGCGAGGCCTTAATTGGAGGAAGGGGTAAGAAAGAGGGTGGGAGATGGCAAAACAATAGATATCTGGAATGATAGATGGGTCCCAAGGGTGGCAGGAGGGAAGATGAGTACACAAAGAGACCCAGAACTGGGACTGTGTAAAGTTAGTGAACTGATTAAAGATGGCAATTGGAATGATGAGCTACTGAAAAAAGCGTTTCTTGAGGAGGATAGGGAGAGTATTATGAAGACCCCTTTAAGtcttcaagaaacaaaagatagaCTATTCTGGGCACATTCT
This window contains:
- the LOC140016087 gene encoding uncharacterized protein, encoding MDRSWMPIKNYLDPKYLDRVDEFIKFAFLGKDPNCKLPCPCKVCNNFEDQTKEVMANHLCRGIVDSYTRWIYHGEGFESDDENDDIEINDNDSDFDSMEELLNDVGVANFGESWRHSPELDTGACTEKEGEASRFLRLLSEAEKSLYLDCEKLQRLFVNKEIARDMRWHKERHVDNKNMMRHPADSLAWKDFDRNHKSFAEDPRNVRLGLASDGFNPFGTMSNSYGIWPVILVPYNLPPWKCLKDPFFFLSMIIPGPKAPGNDIDIFFRPLVDELKELFATGVETYDAFREEKFMLRAALLWTINDFPAYGYLLGWSTKGYKACPVCLDETTSLYLNNGHKCCYMGHRHFLPIDHKWRREKKQFNGEREHRQPPRTLSGEEVLQQLLRIEQVEFGKAPDLLQHKKRKRVQNSSNWKKMSIFFELPYWSTNKIRHNLDIMHIVKNVCESLVGTLMNIPSRTKDTWQAREDLKEMGLREELHLQPGGGASKVMPPACYTLSRLEKKNFCQFLSTIKPVFVMVV